Proteins encoded together in one Apus apus isolate bApuApu2 chromosome Z, bApuApu2.pri.cur, whole genome shotgun sequence window:
- the LOC127395749 gene encoding tubulin polymerization-promoting protein family member 2-like isoform X1 — MPCSYMQQSLTHPRTPALPFALPDVLTCPCPDFAWTPYVLCQYLYGCHGYPRVERLTVGGVPSSAGDMCMGHECVSSNCSRSFSPPSLPTSFLHSNKMSELENSFRKFAVYGDTAASGNEMTGKNFSKMCKECGVMDGKAVTSTDIDIVFNKVKTKGARTITFAEFQQAMKEICCKRFKGKSAEEALQAVYGLIEGKEPGSTGTTKATKVGGVDRLTDTSKYTGSHKERFDESGKGKGLAGRQDVTDNSGYVGAYKGAGTYDKTHKN; from the exons ATGCCTTGTTCCTACATGCAGCAGTCACTAACTCACCCCAGAACCCCAGCTCTACCCTTTGCTTTGCCTGATGTCCTAACCTGTCCATGCCCTGATTTTGCCTGGACCCCATATGTTCTGTGTCAATACCTGTATGGTTGTCATGGTTATCCTAGGGTGGAGAGATTAACTGTGGGTGGTGTCCCTAGCTCTGCTGGAGACATGTGCATGGGACATGAATGTGTGTCCAGCAACTGCAGCAGATCATTctcacctccttccctgccGACTTCTTTTCTCCACAGCAACAAGATGTCGGAATTAGAAAATTCTTTCCGTAAATTTGCGGTATATGGTGACACAGCTGCCAGTGGCAATGAGATGACGGGGAAAAACTTCTCCAAAATGTGCAAAGAGTGTGGAGTGATGGATGGGAAAGCTGTGACCAGCACTGACATTGACATCGTATTCAACAAAGTCAA GACCAAGGGTGCCCGCACCATCACCTTTGCTGAGTTCCAGCAGGCCATGAAGGAGATCTGCTGCAAGCGCTTCAAGGGCAAATCGGCAGAGGAAGCACTACAGGCTGTGTATGGCCTTATTGAAGGGAAGGAGCCGGGCAGCACAGGTACCACG AAAGCCACCAAGGTCGGTGGGGTCGACAGGCTGACAGACACTAGTAAATACACTGGCAGTCACAAAGAGCGTTTTGATGAGAGTGGCAAAGGGAAGGGTCTTGCTGGACGCCAGGATGTGACGGACAACAGTGGCTATGTTGGAGCCTACAAGGGAGCTGGCACATACGACAAGACGCACAAGAACTGA